The Sphaerospermopsis torques-reginae ITEP-024 genome has a window encoding:
- a CDS encoding zinc-dependent metalloprotease: protein MKKLTFYIVVLHSLFLGMGTAYAESLETKAKENLPTSDQITLPASKLWVINQNKQVQKQPFMWVVQDPKQARQQPFLQLAKNANKPTKKPGDSTKPSKNEDLEEFDDVVKDTQKLEGIFTLYRHKENNKIYLEIQPEQLHKNFLATATLESGIGEKGVYSGLPLQDFLFYFQRIDNSLQFVVRNVNFRTREGDPQARSLRRSFSDSVLYNLPIKSIHPQRKTILIDLGDLLLTDLAGLSASLELSASPEQAYFGNAKVFPHNLEVQSILNFTGAGGNLSVLADSRGFTLKLHYSISQLPNNNYQPRLADERVGYFLTAYQDLSRDDRHDNFVRYINRWNLEKQDPKAEISPPKKPIVFWIDNAVPLEYRDAIREGVLMWNQAFLKAGFKDAIEVKQMPDNATWDAADIRYNTIRWINTVDGYFALGPSRVNPLTGEILDADILVDASFVRALKNEYRQIILPKQTQKQTQTPTSLSALMQNRLLCGKNDQKNKGLIGNLSKLAGEYDLCYGIESANQFAFGALAMSLLANTVPSRDQMQDYIHQYLRLIIAHEVGHTLGLRHNFRGSHLLPPEEMNNREITSTKGLTASVMDYIPPNIAPRGTVQGDYFPDKVGSYDIWAIQYGYTPSGAKSTIAEKSFLAEIAKLSENPELSYSPDEDTSEIDPTSAPWDNSRNVLVYSRWQLDNSRVMWDRLNQGYLMYGDSYSDLTDQFSTIFGNYLQQLSYTIKYIGGQSFYRVNPVDNKDRLPFVAVPVEKQRQALETLQEYVFDEEALKFSPELLNKLAPSRWYHWGSTPVTGRLDFPVHDLVLFVQSAVLSDLLSGDRLTRIKDIELKSKPVEALTIPELFNTLQTGIWTEVLQPKGKLEISSFRRGLQRQYVNFLTAMVLRKVDVPEDARTLAWYKLKQLDQQLKRVRSDDEYTRAHLLETRDRIEKALNAPLQAN from the coding sequence ATGAAAAAATTAACTTTTTATATAGTTGTGTTACATAGTTTATTTTTAGGTATGGGAACTGCTTACGCCGAGTCATTAGAGACAAAAGCAAAGGAAAATCTGCCAACTTCAGATCAAATAACTTTACCAGCATCGAAACTATGGGTAATTAATCAAAATAAACAGGTACAAAAACAACCTTTTATGTGGGTGGTGCAAGATCCAAAACAAGCCAGACAACAACCATTTTTACAACTTGCTAAAAATGCCAATAAACCAACTAAAAAACCTGGAGATAGCACTAAACCATCTAAAAATGAGGATTTAGAAGAATTTGATGATGTTGTCAAAGACACTCAAAAATTAGAGGGTATATTTACTCTTTATCGCCACAAAGAAAATAATAAAATCTATTTAGAAATTCAACCAGAACAACTTCATAAAAACTTCTTAGCTACAGCTACTTTGGAATCTGGTATTGGCGAAAAAGGAGTTTATAGTGGTTTACCGTTGCAAGATTTTCTATTTTATTTCCAACGCATAGATAATAGTTTGCAATTTGTGGTGCGGAATGTGAATTTTCGGACTCGTGAAGGAGATCCCCAAGCTCGTTCTTTGCGCCGTTCTTTTAGTGATTCCGTTTTGTATAATTTGCCGATTAAAAGTATTCATCCCCAACGGAAAACAATACTCATTGATTTAGGTGATTTACTCTTAACAGATTTAGCAGGATTATCTGCAAGTTTAGAATTATCAGCAAGTCCAGAACAAGCCTATTTTGGTAATGCTAAAGTTTTTCCCCATAATCTAGAAGTGCAATCAATTTTAAATTTTACAGGCGCTGGCGGAAATCTGAGTGTACTGGCTGATAGTCGTGGCTTTACTCTCAAGCTGCACTATAGTATTTCTCAACTGCCTAATAATAATTATCAACCGCGTTTAGCAGATGAGCGTGTGGGATATTTTCTCACTGCATATCAAGATTTATCTAGAGATGATCGTCATGATAATTTTGTCCGTTATATTAATCGCTGGAACTTAGAAAAACAAGACCCTAAAGCGGAAATTTCTCCTCCTAAAAAACCGATAGTTTTCTGGATTGATAACGCTGTTCCTTTGGAATATCGTGATGCCATTAGAGAAGGGGTTTTGATGTGGAATCAAGCTTTTTTGAAAGCGGGTTTTAAGGATGCGATTGAAGTTAAACAAATGCCAGATAATGCTACATGGGATGCGGCTGATATTAGGTATAATACAATTCGCTGGATTAATACGGTAGATGGTTATTTTGCCCTTGGTCCATCTCGTGTTAATCCTTTGACGGGAGAAATTTTAGATGCTGATATTCTGGTAGATGCTAGTTTTGTTAGGGCTTTAAAAAATGAATATCGGCAAATTATTCTACCCAAGCAAACACAAAAACAAACACAAACGCCAACTTCTTTATCTGCATTGATGCAAAATCGCCTTCTTTGTGGTAAAAATGATCAAAAAAATAAAGGGCTAATTGGCAATTTATCTAAACTAGCGGGAGAGTATGATTTATGCTATGGGATAGAATCTGCTAATCAATTTGCTTTTGGTGCTTTGGCTATGTCACTATTAGCAAATACTGTTCCTAGTCGGGATCAGATGCAAGATTATATTCATCAATATTTACGTTTAATTATTGCCCATGAAGTCGGCCATACTTTAGGTTTGCGTCATAATTTTCGCGGTAGTCATCTTTTACCACCAGAGGAGATGAATAATCGAGAAATTACTAGCACTAAGGGTTTAACTGCTTCGGTTATGGATTATATTCCTCCTAATATTGCCCCTCGTGGTACAGTTCAGGGAGATTATTTTCCTGATAAAGTGGGAAGTTATGATATTTGGGCAATACAGTATGGTTATACTCCTTCTGGGGCAAAAAGTACCATTGCAGAAAAATCATTTTTGGCAGAAATAGCGAAATTATCAGAAAACCCAGAGTTGAGTTATTCTCCTGATGAAGATACATCGGAAATTGATCCTACATCTGCACCTTGGGATAATAGCCGGAATGTGCTAGTTTATTCTCGCTGGCAGTTGGATAATTCCCGTGTGATGTGGGATCGTTTAAATCAGGGGTATTTAATGTATGGTGACAGTTACAGCGATTTAACTGATCAGTTTAGTACCATTTTTGGCAATTATTTACAGCAATTAAGTTATACTATTAAATACATTGGTGGTCAGTCTTTTTACAGAGTTAATCCAGTTGACAATAAAGACAGATTACCATTTGTAGCTGTTCCTGTGGAAAAACAAAGACAGGCATTAGAAACTTTGCAAGAGTATGTTTTTGATGAGGAGGCGCTGAAATTTTCACCGGAACTACTGAATAAATTAGCACCTTCTCGTTGGTATCACTGGGGAAGTACACCTGTCACGGGGCGTTTAGATTTCCCGGTTCATGATTTGGTGTTGTTTGTACAGAGTGCTGTTTTGAGTGATTTACTTTCTGGCGATCGCCTGACTCGCATCAAGGATATTGAACTCAAAAGCAAACCCGTTGAAGCACTGACTATTCCTGAATTATTTAATACTTTGCAAACAGGAATTTGGACGGAGGTTTTACAACCAAAAGGAAAATTAGAAATTTCTAGTTTCCGACGGGGTTTACAACGGCAATATGTCAATTTTTTAACAGCAATGGTATTACGGAAAGTAGATGTACCAGAAGATGCTCGCACTTTAGCATGGTATAAGCTAAAACAATTAGATCAGCAACTTAAACGGGTGAGGTCTGATGATGAGTATACAAGAGCGCATTTGCTGGAAACCCGCGATCGCATTGAAAAAGCTTTAAATGCTCCGTTGCAAGCTAACTAG
- a CDS encoding class I SAM-dependent methyltransferase, whose amino-acid sequence MAKQTIGLEQNLYDYLLSVSVREPEILTQLRQETAQLPMAIMQISPEQGQFMALLVKLLGAKKTLDIGVFTGYSSLVVALALPADGKIIACDVSEEYTNIARRYWEKARVADKIDLHIAPALETLDNLLAAGEAETFDFAFIDADKGNYENYYERSLQLIRPGGLIAVDNVLWSGKVADPEIQDNQTKKIRAFNQKLYQDSRITLSLVPIADGLTLARKN is encoded by the coding sequence ATGGCAAAACAAACCATAGGCTTAGAACAAAACCTGTATGATTATTTACTTTCTGTTTCTGTACGTGAACCAGAAATTTTAACCCAACTACGTCAAGAAACCGCCCAGCTACCAATGGCCATAATGCAAATTTCCCCAGAACAGGGACAATTTATGGCACTGTTGGTTAAATTACTAGGAGCAAAAAAAACATTAGATATAGGAGTATTTACAGGTTATAGTTCCTTAGTAGTGGCGTTGGCTTTACCAGCAGATGGTAAAATTATTGCCTGTGATGTGAGTGAAGAATATACCAACATAGCGAGACGATATTGGGAAAAAGCAAGAGTAGCAGATAAAATTGACTTGCATATTGCTCCAGCTTTAGAAACTTTGGATAACTTGTTAGCAGCAGGAGAAGCAGAAACTTTTGATTTTGCCTTTATTGACGCTGATAAAGGAAACTATGAAAATTATTATGAGCGATCGCTGCAATTAATTCGACCCGGTGGACTAATTGCCGTTGATAATGTTTTATGGTCTGGGAAAGTAGCAGATCCAGAAATACAAGATAATCAAACTAAAAAAATTCGCGCTTTCAATCAAAAATTATATCAAGATTCAAGAATTACCCTAAGTCTAGTTCCCATTGCTGATGGTTTGACATTAGCGAGGAAAAATTGA
- a CDS encoding phosphoribulokinase, with amino-acid sequence MSRPIILGIVGDSAAGKTTLTRGIAQVLGPENVTLICTDDYHRYDRKQRAEIGITALHPDCNHLDIMQQHLSLLRTGQAILKPVYSHKTGTFEPPKYIKPNKFVIIEGLLGYSTRAARDAYDVKVYLAPPESLRAKWKVKRDTEKRGYTEEQVLAELEKREPDSEAFIRPQRQWSDIVVSFYPPSENEDENNGHLNVRLVLRPTIPHPDFTQIIHPDNDDSESAVRLGLGRDMGKPVDVLEVDGHATLDQVNKIEHIMCNDMPYLKNICDREINPELGKIAGTTGETLQSYPLALTQLIITYHMLKATQIHQ; translated from the coding sequence ATGAGTCGTCCAATCATTCTTGGTATTGTTGGTGATAGCGCAGCGGGAAAAACTACTCTGACTAGGGGTATTGCTCAGGTACTTGGACCGGAGAATGTTACACTCATCTGTACCGATGATTACCACCGTTATGATCGTAAACAACGGGCGGAAATCGGTATTACAGCCCTGCATCCTGACTGCAATCATTTAGATATTATGCAACAGCATTTATCGCTGTTACGTACAGGACAAGCTATTCTCAAACCTGTTTATAGCCACAAAACGGGGACTTTTGAACCGCCAAAGTATATTAAACCCAATAAATTTGTAATTATTGAAGGTTTACTTGGTTATTCTACCCGTGCTGCTCGTGATGCTTATGATGTTAAGGTTTATCTTGCTCCTCCTGAATCACTACGGGCAAAATGGAAGGTTAAACGAGATACAGAAAAACGCGGTTATACTGAAGAACAAGTATTAGCAGAGTTGGAAAAACGGGAACCAGACTCAGAAGCGTTTATTCGTCCCCAACGTCAATGGTCTGATATTGTGGTGAGTTTTTATCCTCCTAGTGAAAATGAGGATGAAAACAATGGACATTTAAATGTGCGGTTGGTGTTACGTCCAACTATTCCCCATCCTGATTTTACTCAGATTATTCACCCAGATAATGATGATTCTGAATCAGCGGTGCGTTTGGGACTAGGTAGGGATATGGGTAAACCGGTGGATGTGTTGGAAGTTGATGGACACGCTACCTTGGATCAGGTGAATAAGATAGAGCATATTATGTGTAATGATATGCCTTATTTAAAGAATATTTGCGATCGCGAAATCAATCCTGAACTTGGTAAAATCGCTGGTACAACTGGGGAAACATTACAAAGTTACCCCCTAGCATTGACACAGTTAATTATTACCTATCATATGCTCAAAGCAACGCAGATTCATCAGTAG